Proteins encoded by one window of Bacillus rossius redtenbacheri isolate Brsri chromosome 3, Brsri_v3, whole genome shotgun sequence:
- the LOC134530010 gene encoding splicing factor 3A subunit 2-like — MDLKGHRQPKPDVRCFAAKLSSLEDPAWKIQPGGSSLQDPASRSQPSGPSLQDTVPGSGLQDPASRIQPPGSSLEDKASRIQPPGSSLEDKASRIQPPGSSLEDPANRIQPPGSSLQDPASRIQPLGSSLQDPALRIKPPGSGLEDQASGIRPPGCSLQDPASRIQPPGSSLEDKASRSQPSGSSLKDPASRFRPPESSLQDPTFRISP, encoded by the exons ATGGATCTTAAAGGCCATCGGCAGCCCAAGCCGGACGTGCGATGTTT TGCGGCCAAGCTCTCCAGCCTGGAGGATCCAGCCTGGAAGATCCAGCCTGGAGGATCCAGCCTGCAAGATCCAGCCTCCAGGAGCCAACCTTCAGGACCCAGCCTCCAGGATACAGTTCCAGGTTCCGGCCTCCAGGATCCAGCCTCCAGGATCCAGCCTCCAGGATCCAGCCTTGAGGATAAAGCCTCCAGGATCCAGCCTCCAGGATCCAGCCTTGAGGATAAAGCCTCCAGGATCCAGCCACCAGGATCCAGCCTTGAGGATCCAGCCAACAGGATCCAGCCTCCAGGATCCAGCCTCCAGGATCCAGCCTCCAGGATCCAGCCTCTAGGATCAAGCCTCCAGGATCCAGCCTTGAGGATCAAGCCTCCAGGATCCGGCCTTGAGGATCAAGCCTCCGGGATCCGGCCTCCAGGATGCAGCCTCCAAGATCCAGCCTCCAGGATCCAGCCTCCAGGATCCAGCCTCGAAGATAAAGCCTCCAGGAGCCAACCTTCAGGATCTAGCCTTAAGGATCCAGCCTCCAGGTTCCGGCCTCCAGAATCCAGCCTCCAGGACCCAACCTTCAGGATCTCGCCTTAA